TGAACACTCTAAGGTGCAAGTCGTATTGTCCGTCCTCGGCCAATACTTGAATCTGCGTAATGTCCGAAAAGCTCGCAATCCCCGTTACGAAACGGTCGCGGATTTTGCTGCCTGCCGATTTGGCCGCTTCTGCGTTCGTTACGAGGGTGCCCTCTTCCTTGCTGAAGGTCGAGCGTACCCGCACCGGGATGTTCGCGTGCATAGCCACCTCCACGGAGCGCGGATGAATGACCTTAGCTCCGCTGTGCGCCATGTTGCAAATTTCCGCGTAAGAGACGACCCTGAGCGGTTTTGCATCCTTCACTATCCGCGGATCGGCGGTTAAAATACCGTTTACATCGGTAAAAATATCGACGACTTCCGCTTTCAGTGCACCTCCGAGTGCGGTCGCCGACGTGTCGCTGCCGCCTCTTCCGAGCGTCGTAAAATCCCGCCTCTCGGTTTCTCCTTGAAAGCCGGTGACGATCACCACCTTGTCCTGCTCAAGATGCTCGATAATTCGTGTCGGCGTAATCGACAAAATTTGTGCATTGCTGTAATCGTCATTCGTCAAAAAGCCGGCTTGGCCGCCCGTGAGAACGACGGCCGGAATCGTGGCGGCGTTCAGCAAGCTGCAAAGAACAGACGCAGAGATGATTTCTCCGCAGCACAAAAGCAGATCGCGTTCGCGCTTCGGCAAGCGATTGCCGTTTTGCCGGATCAAGTCCAGCAAGGTGTCCGTCGCGTACGGCTCACCTTTTCTTCCCATAGCGGAAACGACTACGACAAGTTTGTAGTTTTCATTGAGTGCGTCCCGGATGTGACCGATAACATGATCTCTAGCTTCAGGGGTGGAAAGGGAAGTGCCGCCAAATTTCTGCACCAAGATCTTCATGATCTTCCACCTCGCCGTATACATGATCGGGGAGCTCTCCGGCGAGGAAAGCTCCCTTCATGAAAAAATCCACGGTTATCGAAAGGCCGCTTTCCTGCTTAGGGAAAGCATTATCCGTTGGATTTAATCCGTTTCAATCGCGATATATTCCGCGATTTGCACCGCATTCCACGCCGCGCCTTTCAACAGGTTGTCGGAAACGATCCACATGTTGAGTGCGCGGGGATTGCTCAAATCGCGGCGAAGACGTCCGACATACGTATCCAGTTTTCCGGCCGCATTCGTCGCCATCGGGTATTCCTGTCCGGACGGGTCGTCCTGAAGCACGATGCCCGGCGCATCCGCGATGAGTTTGCGAACTTCCTCCATCTCGAAATCGGATTTCAACTCGACATAAACCGACTCGGAGTGGCCGTAAACGACCGGAATGCGTACACAAGTGGCGGTGACTTCGAGTGACTCGTCACCCAGAATCTTTTTTGTTTCATTAATCATTTTCATTTCTTCGTAAGTAAATCCGTTGTCGACAAATTTGTCGATTTGCGGAATGGCGTTAAATGCGATTTGGTGCTTCACCGGCAGCGAAGATACCGGCAAAATTTGCGGCTCGACGTCATTGCCGGCCAAAATCTCCCGGGATTGTCTCAGCATCTCGTCAATTGCACGAGCACCCGCTCCGGATACCGCCTGATACGTCGAAACGATGACGCGCGAAATGCCGTACCTGTCATACAGCGGCTTTAATGCGGCAACCATCTGAATCGTCGAGCAGTTCGGGTTGGCGATAACACCTTTATGTTCGTTAATTTTGTCGATATTCACTTCCGGCACGACAAGCGGCGTTTCCGGATCCATGCGGAATGCGCTTGTATTGTCGATGCATACCGCACCGCGCTTAACCGCTTCCGGAACCAGAACCCTGCTTACGTCGCCACCGGCGCTGAACAGAGCGATTTCGACGCCCTCAAAGCTTTCCGGCTTTGCGGCTTCCACGGTAATTTCTCGGTCTTTGAAACGGATAGCCGTGCCTGCCGATCTTTCGGAGGAGAGCAGCTTGAGCTGATCAATGGGGAAATTGCGCTCATCCAGCAAACGGATAATTTGTTCTCCTACGGCGCCCGTTGCCCCGACAACGGCGACATTGAATAATTTTTGGTTCGACATCCGGATGTCTCTCCCCTTGCTCTTATATATATGAAGTGAACAGGTTAATAATTAAACCTTTCGATGATGAGCGGCTGGTATTGCTTCCCTTGAAGGGCCGCTTCGCACGTCTCCATGATTAAATCCATGCGCGCGACAAGCGAATTCGGCTTTCCGGTCGGATTATCCTGGCCGAACGGCACGAAATATATATTTTTCGTAATAAGCAGCTTGCTGATGTTCATCGCGTTGAGTCCGAGACCATCGTTGGTCGAAATCGCAAGCACAAGCGGCCGCTGGTTTCTCATCTGCGCCTTGGCGGCCATGAGCACCGGACTTTCCGTCATCGCGTTGGCCAGCTTGCTGGTCGTATTCCCCGTGCAGGGCGCAATGACCATCACATCAAGCAGCTTCGACGGGCCGAGCGGTTCGGCCTCCACGATTGTTGAAATGATGTCGTTGCCGGTAATTTCCTTCAGCTGCTTCCGCCAGCTGTCGGACGTGCCGAAGCGGGTGTCCGTCGTCTGTACGGAATAAGACGCGATCGGGATAACCTTCGCCCCGGCGTCTACAAATCTCTGTATCTGCGGCATGATCTCTTCCAGTGTGCAATGAGAGCCTGTCAGGGCAAATCCAACCGTTTTTCCTTGCCAAGCCATTTATACATTCCTCCTCGTGCTGGCATCCTCCAGAATGAGCGTGCTTAACGTCTCGGCCATAATCCGCCCTGCCGTTTTGGGTGCTACGATTCCGGGTAAGCCAGGTGCGAGCATCGCTTTGATCCCGCGTTTCTCGGCAAAGCGGAAATCGGTTCCGCCCGGCTTCGACGCAAGGTCAATAATGACCGCACGATGAGGAATATTGGCTATAATTTGCGCTGTGACTATCATAGACGGAATTGTATTAAAAAGCAAGTCGATATTGGCTACTTGTTCGTACAAATCCTTGGTGTAAAAAGGCTTAAAACCCATCTCCCAAGCGCGTGCGAAATACTCCGGGCGGTTGACGCCGACCTTTACGTTCGCCCCAAGCCCCTGCAGCGTCCGCGCGAGCGTCACGCCGGTTCTGCCGAAGCCGAGCACCATGCACTGCGATCCGTGAATCGTAATATCCGTGTTCTGAATCGCCATCATCACGGCGCCTTCTGCCGTAGGAATGGAGTTGTAAATGGCGACATCGTCCCGCTCCAACAGTTCGACAAGTCCTATAGAACAGGCGGCGCACAGCTTTTTCAAGTACATTTTGGCCATGCCGGTGTAGATTTTGGCGTGCCTCGGCAGCGCTTCGAGATGTTCCGCCAGCAGCCGAAGTTCGCTCGAAGAAAATATCGACTCGATGTTCCCATGGTCGTCGGTTCCTACGACGGGAAGGATGACGGCGTCCGTTGTTTGCAGCGCCTCGGGAACAAGAGACGCTTTCGTGATGCCGCTGAATTGGTTTTGCAGATTGTCGAATCCGAACAGCGTTACCGTGGCGTCCAGCTCGGAAAACCTTTGGATCACTTCCAGTTGGCGGGCATCTCCGCCGATGACGGAAATTTGAATACCGGTCAACACTCCTTCCTCACTCCTCTCTTTCCTTTCGATAGGTTATCTTATGCTTGCGCCCAGAAATGGGTTACAGTGTGGGGGCGTCCCCCAGTAATCCCTCTTTTTCCTCAAAAAATTTGATTTTCCCCGTTCACCCCTTGCCTTCCCTTTCGGATATCCGCCCCCCTAAATCCCCCCACCGGGGGGACCCCAGGCTTCCGTAGCCGGCTTTGCTCCGCAAAGCCCTTAAGGCGCTCGGGCGCCCTGGACCCGCCTGGTTTGCGACGCTGCTCGCTTCTAATTCGCGTTTGTCCGGCATGGATTTATTGCTGCTAGGCAATAAATCCTATGCCGGACACGCTTTACTTTTGATACGATGCTTTAGGAGTGAATGCGTGCCTCACGCCCGCGCCTGTTGGCATGGATTTTGCCGGTGCAAAATCTCATGCCGCCGCGCTTAACTGTCACCCTTGGAGTTATGTGACTCGGACGAAATCACAATTTCACCACCAGCAAATTCACAAACCGCAAAACCCGAACAAACTAAAAAAGCACCCTGACATTGTCAGAGTGCAGTTGAATATATAAGATCAGGTTCGGCCGGTGTGGCCGAAGCCGCCGGCACCGCGTTCGGTTTCGGAAAGCTCCGAAACCTCTTCGAGCAGGACGGCCGGTACGAGCTGAAACACCATCTGCGCGATGCGTTCGTTTCGCTGGATGGTAAACGGCTCCTGCCCGAGATTGATGAGCAGTACCTTGACTTCGCCCCGGTAATCGGCATCGATCGTGCCGGGAGAATTGAGGCACGTGATGCCGTGCTTTAAGGCAAGGCCGCTGCGCGGCCGGATTTGAGCTTCGAGCTGGGCCGGCATCGCCATAGCGAACCCGGTCGGGATCAGTGCCCGTTGTCCGGGCGCGAGTACGACCTGCTCGGGCAGAGCCGCGTACAAATCGAAGCCGCTGGCGAGCTCGGACATTTTTTGCGGGAGTTTGATATCTTCGTTTCCCGGTAGACGTTGAATTTGTACTTTATGTAACAAGCTGATCCCTCCTGATATTTTGCACAGCAGGTTCAACTTTTCCAACCGTTGCCATCGTAAACGGATGTGCAAAAACCTGTGCGATCAAACGTTCGATATGTTCGAGCTCTACCGCCTCAATCCGCTCAATCAGCTCATCGAGGCTATAATGTTTGCCGAGCAGCAGCTCGTTTTTACCTATCCGGTTCATCCGGCTGCTTGTGCTTTCGAGGCTCAAGATGAGGCTGCCTTTGAGCTGCTCCTTGCCTTTTCTCAGTTCGGCCGCCGTAATCCCGTTTTG
The window above is part of the Paenibacillus hamazuiensis genome. Proteins encoded here:
- the dapG gene encoding aspartate kinase, with translation MKILVQKFGGTSLSTPEARDHVIGHIRDALNENYKLVVVVSAMGRKGEPYATDTLLDLIRQNGNRLPKRERDLLLCCGEIISASVLCSLLNAATIPAVVLTGGQAGFLTNDDYSNAQILSITPTRIIEHLEQDKVVIVTGFQGETERRDFTTLGRGGSDTSATALGGALKAEVVDIFTDVNGILTADPRIVKDAKPLRVVSYAEICNMAHSGAKVIHPRSVEVAMHANIPVRVRSTFSKEEGTLVTNAEAAKSAGSKIRDRFVTGIASFSDITQIQVLAEDGQYDLHLRVFKAMAQNQISVDFINVNPSGVVYTVFDHEAGRATDILTSLGHKPKCLSGCAKVSIIGGGMNGVPGVMALIVEALTDQDIPILQSADSNATIWVLVRGEDMERAVRALHRKFELHK
- a CDS encoding aspartate-semialdehyde dehydrogenase, with the protein product MSNQKLFNVAVVGATGAVGEQIIRLLDERNFPIDQLKLLSSERSAGTAIRFKDREITVEAAKPESFEGVEIALFSAGGDVSRVLVPEAVKRGAVCIDNTSAFRMDPETPLVVPEVNIDKINEHKGVIANPNCSTIQMVAALKPLYDRYGISRVIVSTYQAVSGAGARAIDEMLRQSREILAGNDVEPQILPVSSLPVKHQIAFNAIPQIDKFVDNGFTYEEMKMINETKKILGDESLEVTATCVRIPVVYGHSESVYVELKSDFEMEEVRKLIADAPGIVLQDDPSGQEYPMATNAAGKLDTYVGRLRRDLSNPRALNMWIVSDNLLKGAAWNAVQIAEYIAIETD
- a CDS encoding dipicolinate synthase subunit B; amino-acid sequence: MAWQGKTVGFALTGSHCTLEEIMPQIQRFVDAGAKVIPIASYSVQTTDTRFGTSDSWRKQLKEITGNDIISTIVEAEPLGPSKLLDVMVIAPCTGNTTSKLANAMTESPVLMAAKAQMRNQRPLVLAISTNDGLGLNAMNISKLLITKNIYFVPFGQDNPTGKPNSLVARMDLIMETCEAALQGKQYQPLIIERFNY
- the dpsA gene encoding dipicolinate synthase subunit DpsA; the protein is MLTGIQISVIGGDARQLEVIQRFSELDATVTLFGFDNLQNQFSGITKASLVPEALQTTDAVILPVVGTDDHGNIESIFSSSELRLLAEHLEALPRHAKIYTGMAKMYLKKLCAACSIGLVELLERDDVAIYNSIPTAEGAVMMAIQNTDITIHGSQCMVLGFGRTGVTLARTLQGLGANVKVGVNRPEYFARAWEMGFKPFYTKDLYEQVANIDLLFNTIPSMIVTAQIIANIPHRAVIIDLASKPGGTDFRFAEKRGIKAMLAPGLPGIVAPKTAGRIMAETLSTLILEDASTRRNV
- the dut gene encoding dUTP diphosphatase, which gives rise to MLHKVQIQRLPGNEDIKLPQKMSELASGFDLYAALPEQVVLAPGQRALIPTGFAMAMPAQLEAQIRPRSGLALKHGITCLNSPGTIDADYRGEVKVLLINLGQEPFTIQRNERIAQMVFQLVPAVLLEEVSELSETERGAGGFGHTGRT